Proteins from a single region of Hordeum vulgare subsp. vulgare chromosome 6H, MorexV3_pseudomolecules_assembly, whole genome shotgun sequence:
- the LOC123405537 gene encoding probable uridine nucleosidase 2 produces the protein MSMVVVTKKNKVIIDTDPRIDDAMAIFVALRSPELEVVGLTTIFGNVYTALATRDVLHLLETAGRTDIPVAEGSHVTIKKATKLRIASFVHGLDGLNNQNFHPPAGKAVEQSAAAFLVEQANLYPGQVTVVALGPLTNLAPAVELDPSFPKKIGQIIILGGAYSVNGNVNPAAEENIFGDPDAADVVFTCGADILAIGINITHQVILSGNSLAVQSCYYTLIPLQEFPSDITIQFGESSFNLHRLRRRELVAGYGWELMFSHGEPVRTIEESKKKGGGTRAG, from the exons ATGTCCATGGTCGTCGTCACCAAGAAGAACAAGGTCATCATCGACACCGACCCACGGATCG ATGATGCCATGGCCATCTTCGTGGCGCTGAGGTCGCCGGAGCTGGAGGTGGTTGGCCTCACCACCATCTTCGGCAACGTCTACACTGCCCTTGCCACCCGTGACGTGCTGCACCTC CTGGAGACCGCTGGGAGGACCGACATCCCCGTCGCGGAGGGTTCCCATGTAACAATCAAG AAAGCCACCAAGCTACGGATTGCCAGCTTCGTCCATGGTTTGGATGGCCTCAACAACCAGAACTTCCATCCGCCGGCCGGCAAGGCGGTGGAGCAGTCTGCCGCCGCCTTCCTTGTCGAGCAGGCGAACCTCTACCCCGGACAAGTAACCGTCGTCGCCCTCGGCCCCCTCACCAACCTCGCGCCGGCCGTCGAGCTTGACCCTTCTTTCCCCAAGAAGATTGGGCAGATCATTATCCTGGGTGGTGCTTATTCAGTTAATGGAAATGTCAACCCTGCAGCTGAGGAAAAT ATATTTGGCGATCCTGATGCGGCTGATGTAGTTTTTACATGCGGCGCTGATATTTTGGCCATCGGAATTAACATTACGCATCAAGTAATCCTTTCTGGTAACTCTCTTGCTGTCCAGAGCTGTTATTATACCTT GATCCCTTTACAAGAATTCCCAAGTGATATTACCATCCAATTTGGGGAGAGCAGCTTCAACCTGCACAGG TTGAGGAGGAGAGAGCTTGTAGCTGGTTATGGGTGGGAGCTCATGTTCTCCCATGGAGAGCCTGTTCGCACAATCGAGGAGTCCAAAAAGAAGGGAGGAGGCACTCGTGCGGGCTGA